A window of the Arachis duranensis cultivar V14167 chromosome 5, aradu.V14167.gnm2.J7QH, whole genome shotgun sequence genome harbors these coding sequences:
- the LOC107491352 gene encoding pentatricopeptide repeat-containing protein At3g02650, mitochondrial, producing MSSWRLILARNAAARNCIIASRIPNFPLSQSCIPSQPPLKPQPTPPSSTASPRSVSRFFLPNDFRFFSPKTDITFDDDPPQNDAVPLWNETEPQEAALEEGEGQLEIEEEIHEINDERLESLRVLLQSNDDRSFESSLNDMCLALDHNSVARIIEIPSVSGENLVRFFNWARNDKSFKVSPSVLETVVSKVCQGMKKKEIYSLWDLVRHIGEEEKGVLNVGILNELISSLSKLGKGKAALEVFDKLEDFEIVPNADIYYFTVEALCRRKAFDLAWSVCRKMIDSQMVLEDVEKIGSMVSWFCKGKMAREAHEVYMAMEEKRKQLPLSCISFLVAKLCQENETVGLALKVLADIQGERRHRAIKPFSAVVRALCRIKDLDAAKKLVLEMIADDPPPGNAVFNFVITGYCKVGEMGQAVEMMKLLESRGLKPDLYAYAVLMSGYSNGGEMEESRKILEEAKKKHRKLTPVMYHTLVRGYCKLEQFDKALELLTEMKDFGVRPSADEYEKLIQSLCLKALDWEMAEKLQEEMKENGLHLKGITRALIRAVKEMKQCLIFVILFLLAISSSHVVWQQVAILMQKNNSEHKSSEVMVGSELNLMC from the coding sequence atgtCATCGTGGAGATTGATCCTCGCAAGAAATGCTGCTGCACGCAACTGCATCATTGCGTCGCGAATCCCTAACTTCCCTCTCTCGCAATCTTGCATACCCAGCCAACCTCCATTAAAACCCCAACCAACTCCTCCCTCCTCCACCGCCTCTCCCCGTTCCGTTTCCCGTTTCTTCCTTCCCAATGACTTCCGTTTCTTCTCTCCTAAAACAGACATCACCTTCGACGACGACCCTCCGCAAAACGACGCCGTTCCGCTCTGGAATGAGACTGAACCACAAGAAGCCGCattagaagaaggagaaggacaactagaaatagaagaagagattCACGAGATCAACGACGAGAGATTAGAATCACTGCGGGTTCTTCTACAAAGTAATGACGACAGGTCGTTTGAGTCATCTCTTAACGACATGTGTTTAGCTCTGGATCATAACTCCGTCGCCAGAATAATTGAAATCCCGTCCGTTTCGGGCGAGAATCTCGTTAGGTTTTTTAACTGGGCCCGGAACGACAAGTCGTTTAAGGTATCCCCCTCTGTGTTGGAAACAGTGGTGTCAAAGGTGTGCCAAGgtatgaagaagaaagagatatACTCTCTGTGGGATTTGGTTCGGCatattggtgaagaagagaagggTGTGCTGAACGTAGGGATTCTCAACGAGTTGATATCGTCGCTGTCGAAATTGGGGAAAGGAAAGGCTGCACTCGAGGTCTTTGATAAATTGGAGGATTTCGAAATTGTGCCGAATGCTGACATTTATTACTTCACGGTCGAAGCTCTTTGCCGGCGGAAAGCTTTCGATTTGGCTTGGTCCGTGTGTCGAAAGATGATTGATTCACAGATGGTGCTGGAAGATGTAGAGAAAATTGGTAGCATGGTGTCTTGGTTTTGTAAGGGGAAAATGGCCAGAGAAGCACATGAAGTGTATATGGCAATGGAAGAGAAAAGGAAGCAGTTACCTTTGTCTTGTATTAGCTTCTTGGTTGCCAAATTGTGTCAAGAGAATGAGACTGTTGGATTGGCTTTGAAGGTGTTGGCGGATATACAAGGAGAGAGGAGGCACCGTGCGATAAAGCCTTTTTCCGCAGTGGTTAGAGCTTTGTGTAGGATTAAGGATCTTGATGCAGCAAAGAAGTTGGTGTTGGAAATGATTGCAGATGATCCACCTCCTGGAAATGCTGTTTTCAACTTTGTGATTACTGGATATTGCAAAGTTGGGGAAATGGGACAAGCTGTGGAAATGATGAAGCTCTTGGAGAGTAGGGGTTTGAAGCCGGATCTGTACGCTTATGCTGTTCTTATGAGTGGCTATTCAAATGGTGGTGAGATGGAAGAATCTAGGAAAATATTGGAAGAGGCTAAAAAGAAGCATCGTAAGTTAACCCCTGTGATGTATCACACACTAGTTCGTGGATATTGTAAGTTGGAACAGTTTGATAAGGCTTTGGAGTTGTTGACTGAGATGAAGGATTTTGGCGTCCGCCCTAGTGCAGATGAATACGAGAAGCTGATCCAGTCGCTATGTTTGAAGGCTTTGGATTGGGAAATGGCGGAAAAACTACAGGAGGAAATGAAAGAGAATGGGTTGCATCTCAAGGGTATCACTAGGGCCTTGATTAGGGCCGTCAAGGAGATGAAACAATGTCTAATATTTGTAATTCTTTTCTTATTAGCAATTTCCTCATCACATGTTGTGTGGCAGCAGGTTGCAATCTTAATGCAAAAAAACAATTCAGAGCATAAAAGTTCAGAAGTAATGGTTGGTAGTGAACTGAATTTGATGTGTTAA